The Streptomyces cyanogenus DNA segment TCGCGGACGCGGCCCTGCGGCGCAACCCGTACAGCGAGCGCGCGCTGTCCTCCCGGATCGACGCCCTGGTCGAACTCGGCCGGTACGCCGACGCGGCGAAGGCGGCGCGGACCGCCGACGCGCGCAGGCCGGGGGTGCCGGTCTTCACCCGGTACGCCTATGTGCAGGAGCTGCGCGGGGACGTGCGCACGGCGCGCCGCGTCCTGGAGCAGGCGCTGGCCGCGGCCGCCTCGCCGGGCGACACGGCGTACGTCGCCACCCAGCTCGGTCAACTCGCCTGGAACCAGGGCGACCAGCGCACGGCGCTCACCTACTACGCCCGCGCCCTGGCCGCCGACGACGGCTACCTCCCGGCGCTGGAGGGCCGGGCCCGCGCGCGGGCGGCGAGCGGTGACCGCGCCGCGGCCGTCAAGGACATGGAGACGGTGGTCGCCCGCGCTCCGCTGCCCGGCCCGCTGGTCGCCCTGGGCGAGCTGTACGAGGCCCGGGGCGCGGCCGGCGACCGGGCGCGGGCCCGGCAGCAGTACGCGCTGGTCGACGCGTGGATCGCGCTGGCCCGTGCCAACGGCGTCAACGCCGACCTGGACACCGCGCTGGCCGCCGCCGACCACGGCGACAAGCGGGCCGCCCTGCGCGCGGCCCGGGCCGAATGGGCCCGCCGGCACACTGTGCACACCGCCGACGCCCTCGCCTGGGCGTTGCACGTCAACGGCCATGACGCCGAGGCCCTGCCCTACGCCCGCCAGGCCACCGCCACCGGCTACCGCAACGCCGCCTTCCGCTACCACCGCGGCATGATCGAGCTGGCCACCGGCCACCGGGCGGCCGGCCGTGCCTCGCTCGCCGCCGCCCTCAAGCTGAATCCCGGCTTCTCCCCGCTGGGCGCCGAGCGGGCCCGCGAGGCGCTGGAGGGAGCCCGGTGAAATCCCGTCTGCTGTACGTGCTGCTCGCCGGGTGCGCCCTGGCGCTCCTCCCGTCCGGCACCGCGAGCGCGCACCCCCTCGGCAACTTCACCGTCAACCGCTACGACGGCCTGGTCGCCGCTCCGGGCCTGCTCCGCGTCGACCATGTGGAGGACCTGGCCGAGATCCCGGCGACGCAGGCCAAGCCCGGTATCGAACGGCTGGGGCTGGAGGCGTGGGCCCGGCAGCGCTGCGCGCGGGCCGCCACCGACAGCGCCCTCACCGTCGACGGGCGTACGGCCACCCTGACGGCCGCCCGCAGCAGCGCGCGGCTGCGCCCGGGCCAGGCCGGTCTCGACACCCTGCGCGTGGAGTGCCGGCTGACCGCGTCACTGCCCCGCGCGGGCACCGTGACCCTCGGCTTCCACGGCGCGGGCGCCGCCGGCGGGCCCGGCTGGCGGGAGATCACGGCGCGGGGCGACCGGATGACGCTCACCGCGACGGACGTGCCGAAGGAGTCGGTCTCGCATGAACTGACCTCCTATCCCAAGGACCTGCTGTCCTCCCCCGCCGACACCGTCACGGCCTCGGTGCGGGTGCGGCCCGGCGGCCCCGCGCTCGCGGCGGACGCCCAGCGGCAGGCGGCTCCGGGCGCCGGGGTGCTCCCCCGGGGTGCCGACCGCTGGACCCGGGCCCTGGACGACCTCGTGGCCCGGCGCGACCTCACCGTCGGCTTCGCCGCCGTGGCCCTGCTCATCGCGGTCGCCCTGGGCGCGATGCACGCCCTGGCCCCGGGCCACGGCAAGACGCTGATGGCCGCGACGGCGGCGGCGCGCGGGGGCCGGGCCCGGCCCCGGGACGTGCTGCCGCTGGCCGCCTCGGTCACCGTGACCCACACCCTGGGCGTGGTCGCCCTGGGCCTCCTCGTCACGGCCGGCTCCGCCGCCACACCGGCGGTGATCTCCTGGCTGGGCATCGCCAGCGGCGCGCTGGTGCTGGCGGCGGGCGTCACCCTCGTACGCCGGGCCTGGCACAACCGCGTGCGGGCGACCGTCGTGCCCCACGAGCGGGCGGAACTGCGCGAGTTGGCGGCGGTGGGGGCCGGCCACGGTACCGGTCACCCCTCTCGTCACCACCACGGTGATGAGCACACCCACGAGGACCACACCCACACCCACGCGCATGACCATGGAGAGCACACCCATGGGGACCACGCCCACAGCCACACGCACGGCCATGGAGAGCACACCCATGGGGAGCACACCCATGGGGGGCACACCCACAGCCACGGGGGTCACACCCACACCCATGGCGGGCACACCCACACGCACCCGACCGCGCCCACCGTGCGCGGCACGATCCTGCTGGGGTTCGCCGGTGGCCTGGTGCCCAGTCCGTCCGCCGTGGTCGTCCTGGTCGGTGCCGCCGCGCTCGGCAAGGCGTGGTTCGGGCTGCTGCTCGTCGTGGCGTACGGGGCGGGTCTCGCGCTGACCCTCACCGCCGCCGGGTTCGCCGTCGTACGGCTGGGCGCGGGGGCGGCCCGGGTCATGGAACGGCGCCCGCGCTGGGGCGCGCACCCCCTGGCCGCCCTGGTGCGCCGTACCCTGCCGCTGGTGTCGGCGCTGGTCGTGCTGGCGCTGGGCACGGGACTGGTGCTCAAGGGGGTCGCATCCGCGCTGGGCTGAGCTACTTTTGTGGAGAATTCGCGCGAGATGCCTTGGGGGGCGCCCGTGTCCGAGGAGCCGGGCCCGGAACGTGTGATCGCGGGCCGCTACCGTCTGCTGGCCCCGCTGGGCGAGGGCGGCATGGGCACCGTGTGGCGCGCCCGGGACGAGGTGCTGCACCGCGAGGTGGCGGTAAAGGAGGTGCGGGCGCCGGCGGGGCTGCCCGGCCCCGAGGTGGAGCGGCTGTACGCGCGCCTGGAGCGGGAGGCGTGGGCGGCGGCCCGGGTCGCGAACCGCAACGTGGTCACGGTGTACGACGTGGCGATGGAGGGCGGCCGGCCGTGGATCGTGATGGAGCTGGTGCGCGGGCTGTCGCTCGCCGACCAGCTGGAGGCGGAAGGGCCGCTGCCGCCGCAGCGAGCCGCGCACATCGGCGCCGAGGTGCTGTCCGCGCTGCGCGCCGCGCACGCCGCCGGGGTGCTGCACCGGGACGTGAAGCCGGCCAACGTGCTGCTCGCGAACGACGGCCGGGTGGTGCTGACCGACTTCGGGATCGCCACGGTGGAGGGCAGCGCGGCGCTGACCATGACCGGCGAGGTGATCGGCTCGCCCGAATACCTGGCGCCGGAGCGGGCGCTGGGGCGGACGCCGGGCCCGGAGTCGGACCTGTGGTCGCTGGGTGTGCTGCTGTACGCGGCCGTCGAGGGCGTCTCCCCGTTCCGGCAGGCCACCCCGCTCAGCACGCTGCGGGCCGCGGTGGACGAGGAGTTGCCGCCACCGCGGTGGGCCGGGCCGCTCACCCCCGTGATCAGGGGGCTGCTGCGCAAGGACCCCGCCGAGCGGCTGCCCGCGGAGCAGGCGGAGCGGGAGCTGCGGCTGGTGGCGGCGGGCGGGACGGCACGCACGGAGCCCCTCGGCGCGGTGTCGCCGTACCCGCCGTCGGTGCCGGCCCGGTCGCCGGAGGCGTCCGGCACCCCGCCGGCGCCGCTGCCCACCGGGTACCCGGACCCGGGCACCACGGCCGCCGGGCCGGACCGGCGGCCCGAGCGCGACCGCCGCGCCGCCGCGGTGCTGGTCGCGGGTGTACTCGCGGTCGTCCTGGCGCTGGCCGGGCTGACGTACGCGCTGCTGAACCGCGACGACGGGAGCAAGCAGGGCAGTGGCACCCCGAGCGCCGGCCGGGCGAGCACCGCAGCGCACTCCCCCACACCGAGCGGCAGCACCGACACGGACGCGCGAGCGCCCTCGCCCACGCGCGGCAGCGCCTCGGCGAGCAGCGCGCCGGCGCAGTCGGTGCACGTGACCCTGACCGGCGCGCACACGACGTACTCCGGGTCCTGTCCGCCGCCGGCCGCGCAGGCACCCGCGTTCACCGCCGCGTTCACGGTGGGGCGGTTGCCGGCGCAGGTGGAGTACCGGTGGGTGCTCGCGCACGGGTCGGTGTCGGACCCGGGGTGGAGGACGCTGCCGTTCCCGCCGGGCGGCCCGCGCACACGGCAGCAGCAGGTGACCGTGACCACCTATGCGGAGGGCGGGACGATCGAGAACGAGATCGGTGTGGAGGTGCGCGGACCCGTGCGGGCCACCTCTAACTCGGTGCCGTTCTCGGTCACGTGTACGACGACGACGGAGACCCCGTCGGCCGGGGCCTCCGCTTCTCCCTCGGGCTCTCCCTGAGGGGCCCCACCGGGCGACGGCGCGGAAAGTCCACCCTGAGGAGCGAGCCCGTACGGGTCAGGCCGCGTTGGTGAGCACCGGCAGGTAGCCGCCGGACTGACCGGACGCGGTCGGGTGGTACGACTCGCCGATGTCGAGCCAGTTGACGCTGTGCAGCCAGGAGCTGCCGGAGCAGATCTCGTGGCCGCTGAACGTGGTGCGGACGTCCCCGAAGACGAAGCCGTGGGCGGTGGCACGGGCCTTGATGGCGGCGTCGATGTAGTCGGCGGCGTCGTTGATCGCGGACCGCTTGGTCTCCGAGAGTCCGAGGCACGACTGGCCGAGCAGGTAGAAGCGGGGGTAGCCGATGACGACGACGCGGGCGGACGGGGCTTTGGCGCTGATCGTGTTGTAGACGGTGTCCAGCTTGCCGGGGAGCGTGTTGGCGACGTACGCCTTCGCGGTGTCGATGCGGGACAGGCATGTGCTGTCGGAGCTGGTCACGCAGGTGGTCATCACGTCGGCGAAGCCGGCGTCGTTGCCGCCGATGGTGATGGACACCAGCGAGGTGGAGGAGTTCAGCGGACCGAGCTGGTTCGCGAGCACGTCGTCCGTCCTGGCGCCGGAACAGGCGGTGAAGGCGAACGAGGAGGGGCTGTGGGCGGCGTTCCACAGGTACGGGTACGCCTTCGTGCTGCGGTCGCAACTCCCGCTGGAGCTGATGTAGCTGCCGGCGCCCACCCCGGAGGAGTAGGAGTCGCCGAGCGCAACATAGCCGCCGGTCGCGGCCGTCGAGGACGCCTGCGCCGCGGCGGCCCCGGTGAGACCGAGGCCGGCGGCGAGGAGGAGCGAGGTCACGAATCCGGTAAGTCGGGAACGTCTCATGGAACCTCCCTTTAGCAGGATCTCTGCCACAACTGTCGTAGCAACGACGCACGTTGACAGGAAGTGTCCATGCCAAGACTTTTGTCATCTCAACAGGATCAACCCGTAACATTCACCGCTCATCTATTGCATGTGCATGTCATATCTGTTGACGCGGCATCAACTCGGGCGGCCGTGCACCGTCGTGCGGCTCCGCCGCGCGCGCGAGCGGCGGTCACGGACCCGCGGCCGAAGAACCGCGCTGCCCGGCGCGGGAAATGCCATGCGCGGAGGGCATCCGTGCCGGATCATGGCGGCATGTCTGCGAACCCACACGACGCTCTGCCGATCCGGCTCCACGTCGACGACTCCGACTCGCCGTCCGACGTCGTCGACGCGCTGTTCCTCGGCCGCTTCGCGACGGGCGAGCAGCCGTACTCGCACGCGGCGAACATCGACCGGCTGCGCTCGGGCGCCAACCTGCTGCCGGAGGGGGCCCGGGTGCTGCGGGTCGCCCGCGACGACGACCGCAGCGCGACCCTCGCCGAGGGCGAGGGCTGGACCCTGCTGATCTCCCGCTGGAACCGGGGCGCGGACGTCACGGTCACCGCGACCAGCGCCGAACTGGCCCAGCGGATCCTCGACCAGGCCACGGACGGCGCGGCCGACGAGCCGGAACCGCAGCCGGAGAACGTGACGATGGGGTTCTGGTACGTCTCCCCCAGGCGCGGCCCGCACCGCACCACCCGCCAGATCTCCGCGGGCACCTGGGAGGAGGTCCGGCCCAACTACACGGCGCCGGTGGCCGAGGCCATGGACCGCCTGATGAAGACGACCCCCGAGGACATCGCCGGCCGGCTGCTGCTGCTCCACGGCCCGCCGGGCACCGGCAAGACCTCCGCCCTGCGCACCCTGGCCCGGTCCTGGCGGGACTGGTGCCAGGTCGACTGCGTCCTGGACCCGGAGCGGCTCTTCTCCGACGTGGGCTACCTGATGGACATCGCGATCGGCGAGGACGACGGCGCGGGCAAGGGGCGCTGGCGGCTGCTGCTCCTGGAGGACTGCGACGAGCTGATCCGCGGCGAGGCCCGGCACACCGCGGGCCAGGCCCTGTCCCGGCTGCTGAACCTGACCGACGGCCTGCTCGGCCAGGGCCGCAACGTCCTGGTCGGCGTCACCACCAACGAGGACCTGGAGCGGCTGCACCCGGCCGTGGTCCGCCCCGGCCGCTGTCTGGCCCGCATCGAGGTGGGCCCGCTGACCCGTACGGAGGCGGTGAACTGGCTCGGCACCGAGCAGGGCGTGGGCCGCGAGGGCGCGACCCTGGCCGAGCTGTACGCGCTGCGCCGGGGTACGACGCCGACCTCGGTGCCGGGCGCGCGGGAGGGCTCGGACGCGGGTCTGTACCTGTAGTGCTTTGATGAGGGTATGACCCTGTTGGTCGGCACGTCCGGGTGGCAGTACAAGGACTGGCGGGACCTCGTCTATCCGGCCGGGGTGCCGACGCGGCTGTGGCTGGAGGAGTACACCCGGCTGTTCGCGACCGTGGAGATCAACAACGCGTTCTACCGGCTGCCGTCGTACGACACCTTCGCCGCCTGGCGCGGGCGCGTCCCGCCGGAGTTCGTGGTCGCGGTCAAGGCCAGCCGGTACCTCACCCACATCAAGCGGCTGAAGGACCCCGAGGAGCCGGTGCACCGCCTGATGACGCACGCGGCGGGCCTCGGCGACCGCCTGGGTCCGGTCCTCCTCCAGTTCCCGCCCACCCTGCGCGCCGACCCGGCGCTGCTGGACGCCTGCCTGGCCTGCTTCCCGCCCGGTACCAGGGTCGCGGTGGAGCCCCGGCACGACTCCTGGTGGACCGGTGAGGTGCGCGAGGTGCTGTCGTCCCGTGGCGCGGCCCTGTGCTGGGCGGACGTCCTGGCCCGCCCGGTCACCCCGCTGTGGCGCACCACCGACTGGGGCTACGTCCGCTTCCACCAGGGCCGCGCCCGGCCCTGGCCGCGCTACGGCCGCCGCTCCCTGGACACCTGGGTGGACCGCATCGCGACGACCTGGTCCGCCGGGGAGGACGTCTACGCGTACTTCAACAACGACCCCGGGGGCGCGGCGGTGCAGGACGCGATCACCTTCGCCCGCTCCGCCCACCGGGCGGGCCTGCCGGTGACCCGCACCCCGGAGCCGGCGCAACGGAGCTGACGTCCTCTCCGGCCCGGCCTGCGCGGCCACGCCGGCGCTCGGCCACGCCGGCGGATACCGGCGGTGCCGGGCCCTGCGCGGCGCGAGTCGACAAATCCCCTAATCCCCGTACGCCGCCCGCAGCGCGTCCCGCACCGCGTCCAGCGCCGCCCCCTCGTCCAGCCCGAGCCGCCGCACCCGATCGGCGTACGCCTGCGCAGCCGAGGAGGCCTCACGCGCCGCGGCCGAGCCGGCGGCGGCCACGAACGTGCCGTTGCGCCCCCGCGTCTCGATCACCCCGTCCCCCTCCAGCGCCCGGTACGCCTTGGCCACCGTGTTCACCGCGAGCCCCAGGGACTCGGCCAGTCCCCGCACGGTCGGCAGCCGGTACCCCACCGGGAGCGCCCCGGACCGCGCCTGTTCGGAGATCTGCGCCCGCACCTGCTCGTACGGGGGCGCGCTGTCATCGATGCGGATCTTCAGGCTCACAAGGCCGATTGTCCCGCACGCGCCGGAAAATGAGAGGCAGCCCGGCCACCCCGCCCGTACGGTGCATCCTCATGACAGTGCTCGTCCGCGCCCTGCGCCCCGACGTCCCCGCCGACACCGAGGGCTTCGCCCGCGTCCGCCGACGCGCTCTCCCGTACATGCTGTTCACCGCGGAGTCCGTCCGGCACACGGCCGCCCGCATGCACCCCGGCGCCCGCTTCCGGCCGCTCGTCGCGGAGGAGGACGGCGAGATCATCGGCACGGCACAGGTCCATCTGATCCACGACAGCCCCGAACCGGGCCAGGGCGCCCTGAACATCTATGTCCGCCCGGACCGCACGCACCGCGGCGCCGGCCGGCTGCTGGTGCGGGTGGCCGAGGAGTACCTGACGGACCTGGGTGCCACCCGGCTGTTCGCCTGGGCGCTGGACGAGCCGGCGAACCGGGCCTTCGCCGAGCGGCGCGGCTACCGGCGGGGCCGTGCCGCGCACTTCCTCCGGCTGGACCTGGCGCACGGCACCCTCCCGCCGCTTCCGGAGATCCCGTCCGGTGTCGAGCTGCGGACGGCCGCCGACTTCGCGGACGATCCCCGGCCGCTGTTCGAGCTGGACGCGGAGACGGTGCAGGACGAACCGAGCGATGTGGACCACGCGTTCACGGACTACGACGCCTGGCTCGCGGAGACCTGGAACCACCCGCTGCTGGACCGGGAGCTGACCACGGCCGCCTGTGTCGACGGCCGGCCGGTCGCGTTCACCGTGGCCTACACCGACGGCGACGGCCGTTACTCCACGGCGATGACGGGCACCGCCCGCGCCCACCGCGGCCGCGGCCTGGCCAGACTCGCCAAGATCCATTCCCTCCACCGGGCCCGCGCGGCCGGTGTCACCGAGGCCTTCACGGGCAACGACACCGGCAACGATCCCATGATCGCGATCAACAGGTGGCTCGGGTACGAGGTCTGCGCGCAGGAGGTGCGCTATGTCCGTGAACTCGGCTGAGCCGGCAGACCGGTTGGAGGTCGTCCTGGTCAAGGCGGGCCGTACGAAGATCCGTTACCCGGCGGAGCTGCTCCGGGACGACGGCGACCGGATCGCCGTACGCGCCGCCTGGGCGGGATCCGGGGTCCGCGACTTCGGGTTCGTGCGCTTCGAGCCCGGTGACGTGTTCACCGAGTACTACTGGCGGAACCGGTGGTACTCGGTGAAGGAGGTGCGCGCGGCGGACGGCTCGGTCAAGGGCTGGTACTGCGACATCACGCGGCCCGCCACGCGAACCGGCCCGGAGCTGGTCGTGGAGGACCTCGACCTGGACCTGTGGCGCTCCGCGGACGGCCGGGACGTGCGGCGGCTGGACGAGGACGAGTTCGCCGGGAGCGGCCTCGCCCAGCGGGACCCGCAGGCCGCGGCCGCCGCGGTGGCCGCGCTCGACACGCTGGAGGCGCTGGCCCGCTCCGGCGGCTTCGCCGAGCTGCTCGCCTGAGGCGCCCCGCTGCCCGTGGCGCGGTCACACGGTGGCCACCACCGCGTACCGCTCGTCCTCGACGTCCCTGCCCCACAGCAGCGAGTCGTCGGACAGTCGCTCCACGCGCACGTTGCGGGTGAGCGGCTCCAGGTGGGCGGTGAGCCGCGCGGCCGGTATGCCCACCGGGGCGAGGGCCCCCCAGACACCCTCGACCAGCACGAACCGGCCCCCGGGACGCAGCAGGCCACGCCAGTGCCGCAGCACCCCGGCCGGGTCCGGCAGCGCCCACAGCAGATGCCGGACGAGGACCGCGTCGAAGCCCCGCGGTGCCACCGGCGGGGCGACGGCGTCCCCGTACAGGATCCGCGCGGTGCGCCCGGCGAGCTTGGCCCGGGCGAGCTCCACCATCGCCGGGGACCGGTCGACCCCCGTCACCCGGTGCCCCTGCTCGGCGGCGAGGAGTGACAGGCTGCCGGTTCCGCAGCCGAGCGAGGACGTCGGCGGGCTGTCCGGGCAGCCAGGCGCGGAGCCGGTCCGCCCAGGCGGCGCGGACCTCGGGGTCGCGCAGGCCGTGGTCCGGCTCGTCGTCGAACGCGGCGGCGCGCGCATCCCAGTCCGTATCCGGGGCAACCGCAACCGTGTAGCTGTTCTCGCTCGTCATGCCCAGAGAGTGACACACGCCACTGACAGTGCCGACGTGACTGCCGCCACTGACATCCCGGCGCCGATGAGGAACTCTCGCCGAAAGGGTCTGCCCCCGTGACACCGCGGGAACCGGCGGGCCTGAAGGAGGCAGCCATGCGCCGTGTGACCGTGCACAAGCCCCTGAAGAAGACGGACACCCGCCGGAGCCGGGAAGAGGCGGACGAGCGCCCGGCGGGACGCCCCGAAGTGCGCAAGGACATCGCGCGCACCTGGTGGCCCGACGGCTGACGCCCGGGGCGCCTCAGCTCAGCCGCTTGCGGTAGTGGATGCGGTCGTACGGACCGTCGACCCGGCGGGCCACGACCTCGTAGCCGTACCGCGGATAGATCTCCTGGTTCTCCCACATCATCGCGTTCGTGTAGAGCCTGATCTCGTCGAGCCCCAGTGCACGCGCGTGTACGTCGACGAAGCGCAGCAGCCGACGTCCGACGCCCGTGCCGTGCGCGTCGGGACGGACGGCGATGCTGTCCACGAAGAGGTGGTCGGCGAACGCCTCGATCACCACCAGCCCGACGACGGGCTCCCCGGTGACGAACACCCTGCCCGCGGCCACGTCCGCCGCGTGGTCCGCCTCCATGGGCTGGGGCACCACGCCGATGCGCGCGATGTAGGGGTGATAGGCCGCGTCCGTCACCGCCTTCACGGCCGGTACGTCCCCGGTGCGGGCGGGCCGGACCCGTTCCGTGTGCCGGCCGTTCGTTTCGTTCATGGGTGAACGCTATTACCTGAGCGCAGCCTGAGTGGTTCCTTAAGCGGACCATAAGGATCTTCCCCAGCCGCCTTCGGCAGGCGATTTCGCGCCCTCTTGGGGCTAGCTTCGAATCGCCCCCACGGGATGCTGCCCGCACGCGTCGAGGGTTCCGGGGCCCGTCCGGCGGCTCAGGCCGGACAGGCCCCGGCGGCAGCTCAGCTGAGGGCCGAGGCGCAGCTGGTCTCGGTGGCGTGGGCCGGGTCGAGGGCGTTGGCCACCTCGTGGAAGGCGATCCGGTCGAACAGGCCGATCGCGAGGTGTTCGGAGAGGTCGAGCGCGCACAGGTCCTGGAGCAGGACGTTGCGGACGCCGGTGCCGCTCAGGTACT contains these protein-coding regions:
- a CDS encoding DUF5925 domain-containing protein — its product is MSANPHDALPIRLHVDDSDSPSDVVDALFLGRFATGEQPYSHAANIDRLRSGANLLPEGARVLRVARDDDRSATLAEGEGWTLLISRWNRGADVTVTATSAELAQRILDQATDGAADEPEPQPENVTMGFWYVSPRRGPHRTTRQISAGTWEEVRPNYTAPVAEAMDRLMKTTPEDIAGRLLLLHGPPGTGKTSALRTLARSWRDWCQVDCVLDPERLFSDVGYLMDIAIGEDDGAGKGRWRLLLLEDCDELIRGEARHTAGQALSRLLNLTDGLLGQGRNVLVGVTTNEDLERLHPAVVRPGRCLARIEVGPLTRTEAVNWLGTEQGVGREGATLAELYALRRGTTPTSVPGAREGSDAGLYL
- a CDS encoding DUF402 domain-containing protein; translated protein: MSVNSAEPADRLEVVLVKAGRTKIRYPAELLRDDGDRIAVRAAWAGSGVRDFGFVRFEPGDVFTEYYWRNRWYSVKEVRAADGSVKGWYCDITRPATRTGPELVVEDLDLDLWRSADGRDVRRLDEDEFAGSGLAQRDPQAAAAAVAALDTLEALARSGGFAELLA
- a CDS encoding GNAT family N-acetyltransferase, whose protein sequence is MNETNGRHTERVRPARTGDVPAVKAVTDAAYHPYIARIGVVPQPMEADHAADVAAGRVFVTGEPVVGLVVIEAFADHLFVDSIAVRPDAHGTGVGRRLLRFVDVHARALGLDEIRLYTNAMMWENQEIYPRYGYEVVARRVDGPYDRIHYRKRLS
- a CDS encoding nickel transporter, with protein sequence MKSRLLYVLLAGCALALLPSGTASAHPLGNFTVNRYDGLVAAPGLLRVDHVEDLAEIPATQAKPGIERLGLEAWARQRCARAATDSALTVDGRTATLTAARSSARLRPGQAGLDTLRVECRLTASLPRAGTVTLGFHGAGAAGGPGWREITARGDRMTLTATDVPKESVSHELTSYPKDLLSSPADTVTASVRVRPGGPALAADAQRQAAPGAGVLPRGADRWTRALDDLVARRDLTVGFAAVALLIAVALGAMHALAPGHGKTLMAATAAARGGRARPRDVLPLAASVTVTHTLGVVALGLLVTAGSAATPAVISWLGIASGALVLAAGVTLVRRAWHNRVRATVVPHERAELRELAAVGAGHGTGHPSRHHHGDEHTHEDHTHTHAHDHGEHTHGDHAHSHTHGHGEHTHGEHTHGGHTHSHGGHTHTHGGHTHTHPTAPTVRGTILLGFAGGLVPSPSAVVVLVGAAALGKAWFGLLLVVAYGAGLALTLTAAGFAVVRLGAGAARVMERRPRWGAHPLAALVRRTLPLVSALVVLALGTGLVLKGVASALG
- a CDS encoding serine/threonine-protein kinase, which produces MPWGAPVSEEPGPERVIAGRYRLLAPLGEGGMGTVWRARDEVLHREVAVKEVRAPAGLPGPEVERLYARLEREAWAAARVANRNVVTVYDVAMEGGRPWIVMELVRGLSLADQLEAEGPLPPQRAAHIGAEVLSALRAAHAAGVLHRDVKPANVLLANDGRVVLTDFGIATVEGSAALTMTGEVIGSPEYLAPERALGRTPGPESDLWSLGVLLYAAVEGVSPFRQATPLSTLRAAVDEELPPPRWAGPLTPVIRGLLRKDPAERLPAEQAERELRLVAAGGTARTEPLGAVSPYPPSVPARSPEASGTPPAPLPTGYPDPGTTAAGPDRRPERDRRAAAVLVAGVLAVVLALAGLTYALLNRDDGSKQGSGTPSAGRASTAAHSPTPSGSTDTDARAPSPTRGSASASSAPAQSVHVTLTGAHTTYSGSCPPPAAQAPAFTAAFTVGRLPAQVEYRWVLAHGSVSDPGWRTLPFPPGGPRTRQQQVTVTTYAEGGTIENEIGVEVRGPVRATSNSVPFSVTCTTTTETPSAGASASPSGSP
- a CDS encoding SGNH/GDSL hydrolase family protein yields the protein MRRSRLTGFVTSLLLAAGLGLTGAAAAQASSTAATGGYVALGDSYSSGVGAGSYISSSGSCDRSTKAYPYLWNAAHSPSSFAFTACSGARTDDVLANQLGPLNSSTSLVSITIGGNDAGFADVMTTCVTSSDSTCLSRIDTAKAYVANTLPGKLDTVYNTISAKAPSARVVVIGYPRFYLLGQSCLGLSETKRSAINDAADYIDAAIKARATAHGFVFGDVRTTFSGHEICSGSSWLHSVNWLDIGESYHPTASGQSGGYLPVLTNAA
- a CDS encoding DUF72 domain-containing protein — protein: MTLLVGTSGWQYKDWRDLVYPAGVPTRLWLEEYTRLFATVEINNAFYRLPSYDTFAAWRGRVPPEFVVAVKASRYLTHIKRLKDPEEPVHRLMTHAAGLGDRLGPVLLQFPPTLRADPALLDACLACFPPGTRVAVEPRHDSWWTGEVREVLSSRGAALCWADVLARPVTPLWRTTDWGYVRFHQGRARPWPRYGRRSLDTWVDRIATTWSAGEDVYAYFNNDPGGAAVQDAITFARSAHRAGLPVTRTPEPAQRS
- a CDS encoding GNAT family N-acetyltransferase; this translates as MTVLVRALRPDVPADTEGFARVRRRALPYMLFTAESVRHTAARMHPGARFRPLVAEEDGEIIGTAQVHLIHDSPEPGQGALNIYVRPDRTHRGAGRLLVRVAEEYLTDLGATRLFAWALDEPANRAFAERRGYRRGRAAHFLRLDLAHGTLPPLPEIPSGVELRTAADFADDPRPLFELDAETVQDEPSDVDHAFTDYDAWLAETWNHPLLDRELTTAACVDGRPVAFTVAYTDGDGRYSTAMTGTARAHRGRGLARLAKIHSLHRARAAGVTEAFTGNDTGNDPMIAINRWLGYEVCAQEVRYVRELG
- a CDS encoding tetratricopeptide repeat protein, whose protein sequence is MGPRGQDDEQDVHRASASGEALPAPAAPAPAASGPGEPGSTGERGTAEEETAGEETAGDERVAAVRRVGAVRRLWRGGAQLAVAASLLAVALTGGAIALGTDRGPASVPVAAGAMDPGMLSGGNLDASITALQTHLRAQPKDYGGWATLGLAYVEQARTTADPSRYPQAEQALRRSLSLAPDNDQALAGRAALAAARHDFHGALPFADAALRRNPYSERALSSRIDALVELGRYADAAKAARTADARRPGVPVFTRYAYVQELRGDVRTARRVLEQALAAAASPGDTAYVATQLGQLAWNQGDQRTALTYYARALAADDGYLPALEGRARARAASGDRAAAVKDMETVVARAPLPGPLVALGELYEARGAAGDRARARQQYALVDAWIALARANGVNADLDTALAAADHGDKRAALRAARAEWARRHTVHTADALAWALHVNGHDAEALPYARQATATGYRNAAFRYHRGMIELATGHRAAGRASLAAALKLNPGFSPLGAERAREALEGAR
- a CDS encoding GntR family transcriptional regulator; its protein translation is MSLKIRIDDSAPPYEQVRAQISEQARSGALPVGYRLPTVRGLAESLGLAVNTVAKAYRALEGDGVIETRGRNGTFVAAAGSAAAREASSAAQAYADRVRRLGLDEGAALDAVRDALRAAYGD